One segment of Solanum stenotomum isolate F172 chromosome 1, ASM1918654v1, whole genome shotgun sequence DNA contains the following:
- the LOC125854529 gene encoding uncharacterized protein LOC125854529: MDKSWIGKPQTSNEYLLGLDKFLDFAFKNAAVDDTIRCPCPMCCFGKWKTRDEVQDHLVCKPFPQNYVIWNIHGEKKLLESSGDRVVMQETFRPENPIETMISDAFGQYRQQSADVGTSQPFGSTETSNEGHREDTGDFRDFLKDASETLYEGSKYTKLEFLIKLYHIKVYCRLSDKAMTMILDLLRDAFEDAKLPPSFYEAKKTISKLGLDYTNIPACPNNCMLFWEGDSELEACKHCGTSKWNPNKKNKQAAKVLRYFPLKPRLKRLFMCRKTAEHMRWHALDSNSDGLMRHPRDGEAWKTFDRTHSGFASDPRNVRLGLASDGFNPFGTMSTTYSIWPVFLIPYNLPPWMCMKHTSFILSMIIPGKQMPGNNIDVYLQPLVKELCELWNDGVETYPLWLEYTYWFCLPNL, from the coding sequence ATGGATAAATCATGGATTGGAAAGCCACAGACCTCAAATGAATACTTGCTTGGTTTGgataaatttcttgattttgcaTTTAAAAATGCGGCTGTGGATGATACAATCAGATGCCCATGTCCCATGTGTTGTTTTGGCAAGTGGAAAACTAGAGACGAAGTGCAGGATCATTTGGTTTGCAAGCCATTCCctcaaaattatgttatttgGAATATTCATGGTGAGAAAAAGCTATTAGAGTCTTCTGGAGATAGAGTTGTTATGCAAGAGACGTTCCGTCCAGAAAATCCAATAGAAACAATGATTAGTGACGCATTTGGGCAGTATAGGCAGCAATCGGCTGATGTAGGAACATCTCAACCATTTGGTTCAACTGAAACATCAAATGAGGGGCATAGGGAGGATACTGGTGACTTTCGCGACTTTCTCAAAGATGCAAGTGAAACACTGTATGAAGGGAGCAAGTATACAAAGCTagagtttttaataaaattgtaTCATATAAAGGTCTATTGTCGATTAAGTGACAAGGCAATGACCATGATACTAGATTTATTGAGAGATGCATTTGAAGATGCAAAGTTACCTCCTTCTTTTTATGAGGCCAAAAAAACAATTAGCAAACTTGGCCTTGACTACACCAATATACCAGCATGTCCAAATAATTGTATGTTATTCTGGGAAGGTGATTCTGAATTGGAAGCATGTAAGCATTGTGGTACATCTAAATGGAATccaaacaagaaaaacaagCAAGCTGCAAAGGTTTTGCGTTACTTTCCATTGAAACCAAGGTTGAAAAGGTTATTTATGTGTCGCAAGACTGCTGAGCATATGAGATGGCATGCTTTGGACAGTAACTCAGATGGGTTGATGAGGCATCCAAGGGATGGTGAGGCATGGAAGACATTTGATCGAACTCACTCTGGATTTGCTTCTGATCCTCGAAACGTTCGGTTGGGCCTCGCTAGCGATGGTTTTAATCCTTTTGGAACAATGAGTACTACCTACAGTATTTGGCCAGTCTTCTTGATTCCGTACAATCTTCCTCCTTGGATGTGTATGAAGCACACCTCTTTCATCTTATCAATGATCATTCCAGGCAAGCAGATGCCTGGAAATAATATAGATGTGTACTTACAGCCTCTTGTGAAGGAATTGTGTGAGTTATGGAATGATGGTGTTGAAA